One Salvelinus sp. IW2-2015 unplaced genomic scaffold, ASM291031v2 Un_scaffold1222, whole genome shotgun sequence DNA window includes the following coding sequences:
- the LOC112070114 gene encoding voltage-dependent anion-selective channel protein 2: MAVPPSYGDLGKSAKDIFNKGYGFGLVKLDVKTKSSNGVEFKTSGSSNTDTSKVNGNLETKYKWAEYGLTFTEKWTTDNTLGTEITVEDQITKGLKLTFDTQFSPNSGKKSGKVKTAYKREYVNLGVDVDFDFAGPAIHGAAVAGYEGWLAGYQMTFDTAKSKMTQSNFAVGYKTGDFQLHTNVNDGTEFGGSIYQKVNDKLETAVNLAWTAGSNSTRFGIAAKYQLDSSASISAKVNNASLVGVGYTQTLRPGMKLVLSALVDGKSINAGGHKLGLGLELEA; encoded by the exons ATGGCTGTCCCTCCATCATATGGTGACCTTGGTAAATCTGCAAAGGACATCTTCAACAAAGGATATG GTTTTGGATTGGTGAAACTTGATGTCAAGACCAAGTCTTCAAATGGAGTG GAATTCAAAACCTCTGGCTCATCCAACACMGACACCAGCAAAGTCAATGGCAACCTGGAGACCAAGTACAAATGGGCTGAATACGGCCTGACGTTTACAGAGAAGTGGACCACAGACAACACTCTGGGGACTGAGATCACCGTTGAAGACCAG ATCACCAAAGGACTGAAACTTACGTTCGACACCCAATTCTCACCAAATTCTGG CAAGAAGAGTGGGAAGGTGAAGACTGCGTATAAGCGTGAATACGTCAACTTGGGCGTGGATGTAGACTTTGACTTTGCCGGCCCGGCCATCCATGGGGCAGCGGTGGCCGGATATGagggatggctggctggctaccaGATGACCTTCGACACGGCSAAGTCCAAAATGACCCAGAGCAACTTCGCCGTTGGCTACAAGACGGGAGATTTCCAGCTGCACACCAATGT TAATGATGGCACAGAGTTTGGAGGGTCCATTTATCAGAAGGTGAATGACAAGCTGGAGACTGCTGTGAACCTGGCCTGGACAGCAGGCAGCAACAGCACGCGCTTTGGCATCGCTGCKAAGTATCAGCTGGACTCCAGTGCCTCCATATCT GCTAAAGTTAACAATGCCAGCTTGGTGGGAGTGGGCTATACCCAGACGCTGCGACCAG GTATGAAACTTGTCCTGTCTGCACTGGTCGATGGTAAGAGCATCAACGCCGGTGGCCACAAACTGGGACTGGGCTTGGAGCTAGAGGCATAA